Genomic DNA from uncultured Ilyobacter sp.:
TCCCCCATCCTGTTTATACTGTTTCCCAATTCTCCTATCTCATCTTTTCTATGAGCGGAAAATTTCATAGAGAAATTCAGATTTGATATTCCCTTTGTTATCTCCTTTAGGTGAAGGATGGGCTGAGTTATTTTTTTTGAAAACACAAAGGCCATAATAAGTCCAAATCCCAGGGCATATGCGATAATTCTCATATAATATCTGTTTGCCACCTGGACAGATTCTTTTATCGAGCTTATAGGGGTCCTTATTTCCACAAATCTGTTGTACTGATAGGGAGTAAATAAAATCATAAATTCACCTACAGGGTCTTCAATTTTTATCTTCTGAAAAACCTGTTTCCCATCCCTTATATTCTGAAGGATCCCCTTTTTTTCCAGACCCTCTATATACAAGTCCTCTGAAGACACAAACAGATCATTAGAAAACTGCCTTATATATATTGTCACATTATTTTCTCTTTCCAATTGCTCAAAATCCAGAAGATGTTCGGGATTTGATATAATCTGTGCCACTGATTTCAGATTTTCTTTTTTGCTGTCTATATAAAATTTCTCAAGATAAAATTCTGTAATCACATAAAAACCCATCATTATAAAGAGTACCACGCTGAATATCAGAAAAAAAATCTTGCTCCTTATTTTCATTACCCCTCCTCAAAACGATAACCGAACCCTCTTATTGTCTGGATGTATACCTCTCCTATTTTTTTTCTCAGCCTTTTTACGTGGGTATCCACCGTTCTCACATCTCCAAAATAATCCCATCCCCATACTGAGTTCAGTATCTTTTCCCTAGAGAGTGCAAGACCTCTGTTTTGGACAAAATAAAGGAGCATTTCAAACTCCTTGGAGGTTAGATCTATCGCCTCGCCTTTTATCTCCACCCTTCTGCTTCCTTCATCTATCTCTATATCTCCGCGGCTTATTTTGTCAGGTTTGCCAGCTCTTCTGAATATAGCCTTTATTCTCGCTATGAGAAGCCTAGGATTAAAAGGTTTAGTTATATACTCGTCTGCCTCCAGCTCAAATCCAAAGATCTGATCATTTTCCTCGCTACGGGCTGTCAGCATAATTACAGGGATCATGGACTCTCTTCTTATTTCACGGCATACACTCCACCCGTCCATTTTTGGAAGCATTATATCTAGTATTACTAGGTCATATGCACCTTCCTGAAACATTTCCACTGCCTGTTTCCCGTCTCCGGCCTCATCTACATAATAGCCTTCCCTCACCAGATAATCTTTTATGAGCCTTCGCATCTTCCATTCATCTTCTACCACCAATATCTTTTTCATCATATATCACCCATTTTCAAGTTTAAAAAAGAGCCCCCAATTAGGACTCTTATTTTCTTTTATATATTATAGTATTTTTATTTCATTCTTCCTTCTGTTTTTTTCACAGGTACAGCCGATCTCTTGCTTTTAGCACTAACCTGCTTCTTAAAATAAACTGTCATTCCCAGCATGATTGTCAAATATAAAGATAGTTTTAGAATTTCCATATCCTCCACCTCCTGCAAATATCTTAGCACTTTTATATGTCGTTTCTGTGTCTTTTACTTGAGAAGTTTTTTTATCGTATAAAATAGTTCCTCTATAACCTCATCATGTCCCTCTCTTATCTGGTCTGCCACACAGCTTTTCATGTGGGCTCCTAGTAGTTCTTTTGCCACCCCGTCCATTGCAGATTTTATAGAGGCCACCTGATTCAGTATATCATCACAATATACATCTTCATCCACCATTCTCTTTACACCTCTTATCTGCCCCTCTATACGGTTCAGCCTATTGTTTATTTTTTTCTTGAATTCTGCCGAGTGATGCGCATTCCTCACCTGACAACATTCTTTTTCATCCATCCCTCACCACTCCTTCAAAATTCAGGTTTAAAAAATCTAAGTCTTAAGGCATTGGTCACCACAGATACCGAACTCATGGCCATGGCTGCACCTGCTATCATCGGATTCAGAAGGTGTCCTGTGAGGAGATATAAAGCTCCTGCAGCCACAGGTATTCCCATGCTGTTATAAGCAAATGCCCAGAAAAGATTCTGCTTTATGTTTCTTATTGTAGCATGACTTAGCTGTATTGCAGAAGCCACATCTTTAATATCACTTTTCATAAGAACAATATCTGCACTTTCTATAGCTACATCTGTCCCGCTTCCTATGGCTATTCCCACATCTGACTGGGACAGGGCAGGGGCATCATTTATACCGTCCCCTACCATAGCTACTCTTGAACCATTTTTCTGAAATCTTTTCACCTCTATAGACTTATCTTCTGGCATGACTTCTGAGAGTACTATCTCTATACCCACTTCTTTTGCTATAGCCTCAGCAGTGAGGGTGTTGTCTCCTGTTATCATGGCCACTTTTATCCCCATCTCTTTTAGGATTCTCACAGCCTCTTTAGAGGTTTTTTTCACAGTGTCAGCCACTGCCACTACTCCTTGAAATTTACCATCTGCTGCCACTAGCATGAGAGTCTTTCCCTCTTTTGACAACTGATCTTCCTCAGGAGTGAATGATACCTCTATACCCTTGGTCTTCATTAGTTTCTGATTTCCAACCAGGATATTTTTCCCATCTACTATAGCCTCTATACCCATCCCTGTTATGGAATTAAATTTTTCTATCTCTGCAAGTTTTATCCCCTTCTCTCTAGCACCTTCCACTATGGCATCACCTAAAGGATGTTCTGAGTGCAGTTCTGCCGAAGCCGCCAGCTTCAGTATCTCGTCACCCTGAAGTTCTCCAGAACTGATGACATCTGTCAGTCTTGGCTTCCCTTCTGTTATAGTTCCCGTCTTGTCAAAAACCACTGTGTCTATCTTGTGCGCCATCTCCAGAGCTTCTCCGCCTTTTATGAGAATCCCGTATTCTGCCCCTTTTCCTGTACCTACCATAATGGCAGTAGGAGTTGCGAGACCTAGGGAGCACGGACATGCTATGACCAGCACGGCTATAAATATGCTCAGAGAAAATATTGCCGGCGTCGCCGAAAGAGTTACTCTTCCTGTAGTTCCTAGAACATACCATGCAATTGCCGAAACCGTTGCTATTCCTATAACCACCGGAACAAAATATCCTGAGATGACATCAGCCATTCTGGCAATAGGAGCCTTTGATCCCTGGGCATCTTCCACAAGCTTCACTATTTTTGCCAAAGCCGTATCAGCTCCCACCGCAGTCGCCTTCATCTTTATACTTCCGTTTTTATTTATACTGGCACCTACGACCTTTGATCCCAGAGTTTTTTCCACAGGAATGCTTTCCCCGGTGAGCATAGACTCATCTACACTGGAATTCCCCTCTGTTACTTCTCCGTCCACGGGGATGCTTTCCCCAGGCTTCACTAGGAGGATATCTCCTCTTTCCACATCTTCTATATCTACTTCCACTATCTTGCCGTTTTTTATAAGATTGGCCTTTTTAGGCTGCAGACCCACGAGTTTTTTTATGGCTTCTGACGTCCTTCCCTTGCTCACATTCTCTAAGTACTTCCCGAGCATGATAAGAGCCAGTATCACTACGGCAGATTCATAATAAAGCACATGGGTATATTCCACGTGACCCTTGCTTATCATGTAAGTCCCATACAGACTGTAAACCACTGCAGCCCCTGTTCCCATAGCGATAAGAGAGTCCATGTTGGGTGAAAGTTTCACAAGAAGCTTTATCCCTGTCACATAAAAACGTTTTCCTATAACTATTACAGGAATAGAAAGAAGCAGCTGCGTCATGGCAAAAGTCATAGGACTGTTTTCAGGATTTATGATCCCAGGTATAGGCATCCCCATCATGTGTCCCATGGATATGTAAAAGACAGGCAGTGCAAATACCATGGCTGTGATAAATTTTTTCCATTCATTATCAAGCTCTTTCTGCTTTTTGTCAGCATCAAAATCTTTAGCCGTTTCCTCTTTTACCGCCTTATATCCCAGCTCATTTATAAACTTCACAATTTCTGAAATTTTCAGTTCATTTTTTCTGTATTCAACCACAGCCTTTTCTGTAGCTAGATTTACGCTTATTTTTTCCACTCCCGGCAGTTCGGCTGTTTTTTTCTCTATCCTAGAAACACAGGCCTGACATGTCATCCCACCTATTTTAAGTGTGACTTTTTTCAATTCCGAGCCTCTCTCCTCTATGCCGTATCCCAGATCAAATACTGTTTTTTTTATTTTTTCTGCCGACACTTTTTTTTCATCAGATTCTACTGTGAGTATCTCAGAAATAGAATTTATCGTTGCAGCATCCACACCCTCAATTTTCCAAACTGCTTTCTCTATCCTAGTGACACATGCCTGACAGCTTATCCCATCTATTTTAAATTTTTTATTCATAAAAAATTCCCCTCTCTGTATTTTAAAAATTTTCTCTATAAATCAAGATGTTTGGTTAAAGTGAATTTTATATCTCCACCAGATATACCCCTGTACCCTATTTCCAAATAATAGCTCTCTTTTCTTTATCTGTCAAGTAAGAAATTTTCAAAAACCCTATTTTCCTCAATAAAACAAAGGGTTTCTCTCGTTTTTACAGTATAAAAAGACATCCCCATATATTTTATTTTTTTGAATAATTTGGATTTTTTAGGTAATTTGTCTACAGGAGGTCAGTTATGAAATATTTTAAAAAAATAGGAAAAACAGTTATCGTTTTGGGATTTGTGAGTCTTTTAAATGATATTTCCTCTGAAATGATATATCCTGTTCTCCCAGTTTTTCTTACCGCTGTTCTAGGGGCTACCCCTATACAGCTGGGAATTATAGAGGGGATTGCAGAGACTGCCTCTAGCCTTTTAAAGCTTTTTTTCGGATACTATTCTGACAGAATAAAAAAGAAAAAACCCTTTATTATTTATGGATATGGAATTGCTGCTTTTTCTAGAATACTTATCGCCATGAGCCGAACTTGGTATTTTGTGCTCGGATGCCGTTTTATAGACCGGGCTGGAAAAGGCATGCGGACTGCTCCTAGAGATGCTCTCATTTCCACATCGGCATCACGGGAAAACATAGGTAAGGCTTTTGGATTTCACAGAAGTATGGACCACACAGGGGCTCTCCTTGGCCCCATCATCGCCTTTGGAATACTCTACCTCACCAAGGATAATTACAGATTTCTTTTTTTTACTGCTGGTATGATAGGACTTCTGTCTGTGATTGTAGCTGCATTTTTTTTGAAGGAAAAAAAGACCTCTGAAGATGTTAAAACTGACCCTGTAAAAATAGACTTCCGGTATTTTCAAAAGAACTTTTATATTTTCATGGGAAGCATTCTCATATTCACCCTGGGAAATTCTAGCGACGCCTTTCTCCTGTTAAAGGCTAAAAACTCCGGGGTTCCTGTAGCCTTCCTACCTATTCTGTGGAGTGTACTGCATCTTTCAAAATCCCTTTTCTCCATTATAGGGGGTAACATCTCTGATATTATTCCCAGAAAAAAAGTTGTACAGCTGGGGTGGCTGATATACGTAGGGGTGTATTATGCTTTCGGAGTTTTCGACGACCTCTATATCATCTGGGTAATTTTTGTTTTTTACGGAATCTACTTTGGTTTTACAGAGGGCACTCAGAAGGCTATGGTGGCCGACATGATAAATAGAGAGGAGTATAGGGGGTCTGCTTATGGGATCTATAATTTTGTAATAGGGATAGGCAGCCTTCCTGCCAGTATCATCTTCGGACTTATTTGGAATATCTACGGAAGCAGCACAGCTTTTTTTACCGGATCTGGCCTAGCCCTTGTCTCTGTACTAACTATCAGCTTTGTAAAAACACCTTAAAATTTAAACATTTAAATTAAAAATTCTAATTTAAAAAATAAAAATAGGAAACAGGATGACTCAGACAGTAATCTACCGCGTGTCATCCTGTTTCCTATTTTTTATCACTTTCTGGCTTTTCAAAAATGCTTTCAATATCTCTCAGTAAAAAATAATTTAAGAATGTTCTTATCAGTATTGTTGCTGCAAGCTTCCCTATATCTGTCCAGGTGGGAGCCAATATTGTTTTTAATATACTTGCACCTATTAGAAAAGAAAGTCCAAGGGAAAAAGAGTTTCCTATTTCCAACCTGCTTCTTTTCATAGCCCCAAAACTGTGCTTTCTAAGAAAAAAATCTTTTGAGTATATGATCACCGAATTGATTACTCCAAAAAAAATTACAATTGTGGCTAAAAATTGGCAAATATTTATAATTATATTGTTTATAAAACTTATAAATTCATGCATCATTACTACCCCCATATTTAATTATAATTTCCTTAACCTATATATTTTATCTCTTTACTTAAAATCCTCTAAATAATGGTGAAAGCTCACCCTCTTACAGTTCCATAAGACCACATAATCCATAGGGTGAATATTGACAAAATTTGTAAATAAACATAGAATATCCAAAAGAATAAAATAAAGTTAAAAAAATAGTTTCGAAGGGGGAAAAAATGAGCTGTAATAAAGAAAAGTGTACCTGTCCAAATACCGAATGTATCCGTCACGGGAAATGCTGTGAATGCATAAATAACCCAAGTTGCTACTTGAAATAAATTCTCTTAAATTACTGAATTTATCTGAATATCAGAATCAAAAGATTTTGTCACGAATGGACACTAATAAAAGATAGGGAAATTAGCACGAATAAGGACAAAAGCTTTTGGCCACAGAGGACGCAGAGAAAAAGAGGGAATTTGATAGAGTTAAAACCAAAACTATAAATACCTTCTTTTGCGAGAGGTTTTTATCTCTTTCCCCTTGCCATTGATAAAATCAGCGTTAAGAATAACCGCAGTGAAATCCTTAGAAAAAATCGACTGTTTGAGCGTAGCGAGTTTCGAGTTTTTCTTGGATTTTCAAGGTTATTTAGCTGATTTTTCACAGGCTTGAACTTTTGGTTACTTTTCTTTCAAGAGAAAAGTAACGAATCCCGATAAATTCAATACTTTAATTTAATAAAGGTAGCAACTTAGGTTAAATAACCATGTGCAAAATGGAATCACTGTCTACTGTATGAAAGACAACGACTCTTCCTACTGGGATAATTTAAAAAAATAAAAATGTTTAATTAATTATGATTTAAATACAAAAGAAGCCGGCATAATCGCCAGCTTTTTTTAAATTATTATTTTTCATTTAGAATTTTCCAGACCTCAGATTCTGTAGACATTATTATTTTTGTTTTTCCGCTTCCGGAAAGTATAGTATCATATGCCGAAAGAGTTCTCGTAAATTTATAAAATTCAGGATCACGGTTATAGGCATCAGCATATATCTTAAGTGCCTTAGCATCTCCCTCTCCCTTTATAGACTCAGCTTTTTCATAAGCCTCTGCCAGGATTACTGTTCTCTCTTTTTCTGCCTGAGATGTTATCTCAAGGGCTTTTTCTTGACCTTCTGCACGGTATTTTTTAGCCTGCTGGTGTCTTTCTGCTTCCATTCTTTTATAGACATTTTCTTCGTTCTCTTTAGGCAGTTCTGCTCTTTTTATTCTTACATCTACTATTTCTATTCCAAACTTTTTAGTTTTCTCCCAGCTTTCACGGGTTACTGTCTCCATTATCTCATCTCTCTTAAATGCGATAATGTCTAAAAATGTATATTGTCCAAGCCTCTCTCTTATTTCAGAATAGATTATGTCATCTAGCCTTGCCTGAGCACCTTTTTCATCCTGTACAGTTTGAAGAAATAATAGCGGATCAATTATTCTCCATCTGGCATAATTATCTATAACTATATTCTTTTTATCTTTCGTAATAAGATCTTTAGGTTCTGCATCGTAATCTAAAAGCCTCTTATCAAAATATACAACATTGTCGATAAAAGGTACTTTAAACTTGAGTCCCGAAGTGCTTATCTCTTTGCCTACAGGTTTACCAAATCTGAGAACTACAGCTTTCTGTATCTCTGAAACCTGAAATACAGAAGATGCAAAAACAATTACAATGAGGATCAGAACAACATTAATTCCCTTTTTCATTTGTTTTCCCCTCCTCTTGAATTAGGTTCAGTACTCCGTTTTTCACATCAGAATCTATGATTACCTTGTCAACATCTTTTAGATTTCTCTCAAGATTTTCAAGATAAAGTCTTGTTTTGGTTACCTCTTTTCCCAATTTATAATTTTCGTAAAGTTTTATGAATCTCACTGTGTCTCCCTGAGCTTCTTTTGTTCTTTTTTCTCTGTACCCTTCAGCGTCATTTAGCACTTTAAAGGCTTCACCTCTAGCCTTTGGTATTATATCATTCATATAGCCATTGGCTTCATTTATATAACGAATCCTGTCCTCTCTGGCACTGGCTACATCTTTAAAGGCCTGTACTACCTCTTGAGGTGGCTGTACATCTTGAAGCTGTACATTCAATACCGTAATCCCACTGTCGTATGTCTGAAGAATTTCCTGAAGTTTTTCACGAGTCTGTATCTGTATATTTGATTTTCCTTCAGTCAAAGTTTCATCAATATTATACTTACCAACTATCTGTCTCATACTTGCTTCAGATGCATCTTTTATTGTTTTGTAAGGATCTCCTAGATTAAACAAATACTTTTTAAGGTCTGTTATCTTGTACTGAACACTGAAATCCACATCAAGAATATTCTCATCTCCTGTCAAAATAAGAGATTCCTCTTTCATATCTTTATATTTTGCAGGAGGTCCTTGGCTTACAGTTCTAAACCCTACCTCTATACGGTATACCTTGGTAGTTTTCACCTTGATCTTCGATGCTATCGGTCTAGGAAAATACCAGTTTATTCCAGGTCCAGCTGTCTTTTGATATTTACCAAACAGGAGTAATACGACTTCTTCGTCTGGCCCTACTATAAAGACTCCAGTAAGAAGATACAGAAAAAAAATAGGAACAAAAATAAATTTTCCAAATCCTCCCAGACGGCTTTTTATAAGCTCTAACACCTCTTCTAAAGTATACATGTTATTCTCTTTGCCCATTATAACTCCTCCCCTTTTTTAAAGATTATGTTATCTTTCCAGTTCAAGGGTAAATTTAAGCCGCTTCAAGCCGTTTTTTATGGACCTTGCTTTAAATTTACTTATTCCCCTTATCTCGTAGAGATCTTCTACACTTGCGTCTTTTATAGAAGCTAAGTCATCATATTCAGTTATGAGCTTTTCTATGTCGCGTTTATTAAGTCTTGTTATCTTCCCAAGGATTCTGTAACCCTTAGTACTTACTTTATTATCCAGTGTTGAGTATGTTTTCCCGTATCCAAGAATAAAGGATAGTTTTTGCTGCTCAAGTAGCTCTTCGTCTGTCAGCTTATCCAGTTCCAAATTAATATGATTTATATCTAGTTCGCCTTTCTCATTATTATAGTAGTCTTTTATGAAATTCATTTTTTCATCTTTCAGACCCTGGAGTAGTTCTTCTAACTGCAGGTTTATAAGCCGTCCCTCTACTCCCAACTCTGCTACATAATTTCTGACCTCTTGCTTTATTCTAAATATCATTTCAAATCTCTGAAGTATTGTGGTCACCTCGTAAAGAGTTGCCAGATCGTCAAACTCCATTATTGTAAGATTTGCAAGGGCTTTATCCAAAACAGTTTTATATCTTTCAAAAGTCTTAATAGCCTGGGTGGCTTCTGTCATTATCTCCCCTATATCCCGGAGCTTGTATCTCAGTTCACCTTTATACAGAGTTATTCTGTTTCTTTTTTCTGATATTGCTATAACCAGCTTGTTGCACTGTTTGGCTATTCTCTGGGCGGTCCTATGTCTTGTCCCGCTCTCATCTGTAGTATAATTTTTGTCAGGTTGCATATGAACATTTGCATAAAGTATTCTCTCAGCCATATCATCCAAAACTATGGCCCCGTCCATTTTTGCCAGTTCATATATCCTCTGGGAGTTGTATTCACAGTTTATAAAAAACCCACCATCCAGCATAGCCTCTATATTTTCATCTATTCCAATGACCAAAAGTGCACCGGTTCCGGCATCTAGAATGTTATCTAAACCCTCTCTGAGAAGTGTTCCAGGAGTGACACTCGAAAGGATGTCAACTAAGTTTTCTTTATTTTTCATATTATCTCATCCTTTCCAAAAGCTCATCTATACTCTTGAGGTAGATAAGCTTCAGTTTATAATTATTTTTTTCTATATCTTTTCTATTGGATTCAGGAACGTATACTCCTGTAAACCCAAGTTTTTCAAGTTCTCTTAATCTCTTATCCATAAAGGAAATTTTCCTTATCTCTCCTCTTAGGCCGAGCTCTCCAACTGCTGCGATCTTTTGACTTATCTCTATCCCATTGCATACCGACAGCATAGATATCAAAAATGCCAAGTCAGCAGAGGGCTCTTTTACAGTTATCCCACCAGGTATATTTACAAAAAGGTCTTTTGTAGAAAAAGCTACTCCTGTTTTTTTTTCTGCCACGGCGGTTAATATCTGTACCCTATTTTTATCCAGACCCTGGACAATCCTTTTAGGGATTCCAAAAGGCGAGTCTGCTATGAGAGATTGAATTTCCAAAAGAAACACTTTTGAACCTTCTAAAACCGGTACAATCATACTTCCTATATTTTTTTCTTCACGCTCGCTGAGAAAAAATTCAGATGAGTTTTTTACTTCTCTCATTCCGTCTTCCTCCATATTAAAAATACCCAGCTCATTGGTAGAACCAAATCTATTTTTTATGCTCCGAAGTATTCTGTAAAAAAGCCCCTCTTCACCTTCAAAATTAAGCACGGCATCAACCATATGTTCCAGCATCTTAGGGCCGGCTACTTTTCCATCTTTTGTTATGTGCCCAACGATAAAGAAGGATATATTATAGTTCTTCGCTAGTTCTACTATCCTCAAAGTGCTCTCTCTTATCTGAGTGGGAGTTCCTGGTATTGAGTCTGAATTTGAACTATAAAGAGTCTGAATAGAGTCTATCACAACCACTTTAGGTTTTTTAAAAGAGAGATGCTCATATATGGTTTCTATCTCTGTTTCAGACATTATGAAAAGATTGTCCGAAAAGACTCCCAGCCTCTCTCCCCTGTTTTTTATCTGAGAGGGAGACTCTTCCCCAGATATATATATCACATCTCCATATTTGGTATATTCTTTGGCTGCCTGCAAAAGAAGGGTAGACTTACCTATCCCAGGATTTCCAGTTATAAGGACTACTTCCCCCTGGACAAGACCTCCTCCTAGTACCCTATCAAATTCTTCCAGTTTGGTTGTATATCTATAATTTCCCTCTACCTCTATCTGAGAAAAATTTAGTATCTTTACGTTGGACTTGCCAGAGGATGATCCTTTTGATATGACTCTTCTAGCTGCTGAGGGCATGGTCGTTTCCTCTTCTAAGGTACCCCACTCTTCACAATCAGGGCACTTCCCAAGCCATTTTGCACTTTTATATCCACAGCTGCTGCATACATAGAGACTCTTATCCTTAGCCACTTATTTCCCCTCTTTGATCATTTCATCTACTTTTTTACTTATATCTTCTACGATTTTTTTATTCACAAAATGCTCTAAATTTCCTTTATTTAAAGCTATTTCTCTCACAAGACTAGAGCTCAAATAAAGATTTTCCCTTGAAGCAGGTAAAAATACAGTTTCAAGTTCACCGTTTGAGAGAACTGAATTGCCTAAAGCCATTTGGAGTTCATACTCATAATCGGATACTGCTCTCAGACCTCTAAAAACTATATTTGCTTTATTTTCTCTCATAAAATCAACAAGAAGTCCCTCAAAACTCATTATTTCTACGTTGCCTAAGTTGCCAACTACTTTTTTTATGAGCTCAGCTCTTTCTTCCAGGTCAAACCAGTATTTTTTTGAAGCACTGTTCAATATCCCTATAATTAGTTTATCTGTAAGATTGGACGCTCTTTTTATTATATCCTCATGTCCTTTTGTGATAGGATCAAAACTCCCTGCATACACTCCTATTTTCATCTGTCAACCCACCTATACTTCAAATAAAATTTCATAATCATAATTATCTTTAAGAGGATCCACTTCCACTTTAAAAAACTTCCCTTTAGATCTCAGATAAGTCTTTATAAATTCATCATATATCCCCTTAAAGAAGCCATTCAATTCTTTTGATATTTTAAGTTTTATAGTGGAGATATCTTTTTCCTCTGAAAAGATTTTTATTTCGGTTATGACTTCATTTATTACAGAATCTTTAGATTTTATCTTCCCAGTTCCATTGCAGTGGATGCACTCCTCCTGAAAATAATGACTCAGAGGTTTCCCTACTCTTTTCCTTGTCATCTCGATAAGTCCTAAATCTGTAAAATGAATAATATTATTTTTTATTCTGTCTTTTTTTAGGTGTTCTTCAAGGATCTCGGTGACTTTTACCTTGTCATCCTCGTGCTTCATATCAATAAAATCTATTATTATTATGCCACTCATATTTCTAAGTCTAAGCTGTCTCGGTATCTCCTTTGCAGCCTCTATATTGGTTTCAAAAACCGTCTCCTCTAGATTCATCCGTCCCGTGTTTTTTCCTGTATTTACATCTATACTTACCAAAGCTTCCGTCCTCTGGATTACAAGATAGCCCCCGCACTCGAGCCATACAACCTCTTTCAGGGCCTTGTCTAGCTGACTGTTCACTCCATAGGTTTCAAACACAGGAAGATTTTCACTGTAGAGTTTTATTTTGGTTTTCATAGAACTTTCACTGAAAGCATTTATATAGTCTATGATCTCCCAATATTTTTTTTCATTATCTATTATGAGTTCTTCTATATTTGAGGAAAATATATCTCTTAGAACGGTCTTCACAAGTTCATTGTCTCTGTAGATTATATCTCCCGGTTTAGAACGGCTTATTTTTCTCTCTATATCATGCCATTTTTTTACTAGGTACTCCACTTCTCTTTCAAAGTGAAGTTCATTTTTACCCTCTGCCGCCGTTCTTATAATAAAGCCCATGTTATCTGGTTTTATCTCTTTTAGCAGTTCTTCAAGTCTTTTTCTCTCTTTATCATTCTTTATTTTCTGGGATATAGCCACATAGTCGTTATTTGGCATAAGTACCAGATATTTACCCGGAATAGTATAGTGAGTCGTTACTCTCGCTCCCTTTGTTCCCCTAGGGTCCTTCAGTATCTGCACAACTACCTCATCCCCCACATTGAGAAGATCTTCTATGGGTCTGTCGCTGTTTTCTATCCCGTCAAGATACATCTCTTCAAACTCTCTCAAATCTTTGACATACAAAAAAGCATTTTTTTCAAGTCCTATATCCAAAAATGCAGATTCCATGCCGGGAAGTACATTAGCCACCCTCCCTCTATATATATTTCCTGTGACTTTTACCTCGTCACTTCTCTCTATGAAAAACTCAGTGAGCCTCCCATCTTCTAGTAAAGCTGCTCGGGTTTGAAAATCATCAACATTTATAATTATCTGATTCATCTTATATTACTCCGTTCAAAATTTCTTCTCTCGTTATCAGATTTCCATTTACACTTATCTCCTTTAGACTTAAAGTGTTATCTATAGATATCTTAAAATTCTTCCCCAGGTTTTTTTTGTTGATTCCCCTGTTTCCGACAATTTTTGATATATTTTTTTCGTTTGCTTTTATATGCAGGTTTCCCTCTTCATCTCTCTGTTGGCTCAAACATCTAAAGTATATCTCACCCTCTACCAGTTCACGGAATGAAGGGTGAAAGGGTCCGTCTACAATAACTCCATCTTCCCTTATATCTTCAGATGGCTGGAGTCCCACTCTGATGATATTTATTCCTGCTTTTTCAAAAAGTGCATAAATAGGAATCACCCTGTCAACTGCTTCCTTC
This window encodes:
- the hflK gene encoding FtsH protease activity modulator HflK, with product MGKENNMYTLEEVLELIKSRLGGFGKFIFVPIFFLYLLTGVFIVGPDEEVVLLLFGKYQKTAGPGINWYFPRPIASKIKVKTTKVYRIEVGFRTVSQGPPAKYKDMKEESLILTGDENILDVDFSVQYKITDLKKYLFNLGDPYKTIKDASEASMRQIVGKYNIDETLTEGKSNIQIQTREKLQEILQTYDSGITVLNVQLQDVQPPQEVVQAFKDVASAREDRIRYINEANGYMNDIIPKARGEAFKVLNDAEGYREKRTKEAQGDTVRFIKLYENYKLGKEVTKTRLYLENLERNLKDVDKVIIDSDVKNGVLNLIQEEGKTNEKGN
- the disA gene encoding DNA integrity scanning diadenylate cyclase DisA encodes the protein MKNKENLVDILSSVTPGTLLREGLDNILDAGTGALLVIGIDENIEAMLDGGFFINCEYNSQRIYELAKMDGAIVLDDMAERILYANVHMQPDKNYTTDESGTRHRTAQRIAKQCNKLVIAISEKRNRITLYKGELRYKLRDIGEIMTEATQAIKTFERYKTVLDKALANLTIMEFDDLATLYEVTTILQRFEMIFRIKQEVRNYVAELGVEGRLINLQLEELLQGLKDEKMNFIKDYYNNEKGELDINHINLELDKLTDEELLEQQKLSFILGYGKTYSTLDNKVSTKGYRILGKITRLNKRDIEKLITEYDDLASIKDASVEDLYEIRGISKFKARSIKNGLKRLKFTLELER
- the radA gene encoding DNA repair protein RadA, which codes for MAKDKSLYVCSSCGYKSAKWLGKCPDCEEWGTLEEETTMPSAARRVISKGSSSGKSNVKILNFSQIEVEGNYRYTTKLEEFDRVLGGGLVQGEVVLITGNPGIGKSTLLLQAAKEYTKYGDVIYISGEESPSQIKNRGERLGVFSDNLFIMSETEIETIYEHLSFKKPKVVVIDSIQTLYSSNSDSIPGTPTQIRESTLRIVELAKNYNISFFIVGHITKDGKVAGPKMLEHMVDAVLNFEGEEGLFYRILRSIKNRFGSTNELGIFNMEEDGMREVKNSSEFFLSEREEKNIGSMIVPVLEGSKVFLLEIQSLIADSPFGIPKRIVQGLDKNRVQILTAVAEKKTGVAFSTKDLFVNIPGGITVKEPSADLAFLISMLSVCNGIEISQKIAAVGELGLRGEIRKISFMDKRLRELEKLGFTGVYVPESNRKDIEKNNYKLKLIYLKSIDELLERMR
- the coaD gene encoding pantetheine-phosphate adenylyltransferase, whose product is MKIGVYAGSFDPITKGHEDIIKRASNLTDKLIIGILNSASKKYWFDLEERAELIKKVVGNLGNVEIMSFEGLLVDFMRENKANIVFRGLRAVSDYEYELQMALGNSVLSNGELETVFLPASRENLYLSSSLVREIALNKGNLEHFVNKKIVEDISKKVDEMIKEGK
- a CDS encoding Rne/Rng family ribonuclease, with amino-acid sequence MNQIIINVDDFQTRAALLEDGRLTEFFIERSDEVKVTGNIYRGRVANVLPGMESAFLDIGLEKNAFLYVKDLREFEEMYLDGIENSDRPIEDLLNVGDEVVVQILKDPRGTKGARVTTHYTIPGKYLVLMPNNDYVAISQKIKNDKERKRLEELLKEIKPDNMGFIIRTAAEGKNELHFEREVEYLVKKWHDIERKISRSKPGDIIYRDNELVKTVLRDIFSSNIEELIIDNEKKYWEIIDYINAFSESSMKTKIKLYSENLPVFETYGVNSQLDKALKEVVWLECGGYLVIQRTEALVSIDVNTGKNTGRMNLEETVFETNIEAAKEIPRQLRLRNMSGIIIIDFIDMKHEDDKVKVTEILEEHLKKDRIKNNIIHFTDLGLIEMTRKRVGKPLSHYFQEECIHCNGTGKIKSKDSVINEVITEIKIFSEEKDISTIKLKISKELNGFFKGIYDEFIKTYLRSKGKFFKVEVDPLKDNYDYEILFEV